The Humulus lupulus chromosome 3, drHumLupu1.1, whole genome shotgun sequence genome window below encodes:
- the LOC133822945 gene encoding uncharacterized protein LOC133822945 → MFKNLLRLFTSTTNTSSSSSSSSFSFRSLSYFTTALPLELSSLLNPSSSLIPLIGCSCKPTSVISSSATLRFLRTTSFQSIKDTNHDPFPGEANKESDPRDELESWEEGSATDEEWEDEDVTEPKVGDGGDGGGVVFHDVPWGERVLSIANEVLSQFGDGMKLYAFKTTPRGYIYVRLDKLSSQYECPSMEELEGYSQEYKKRLDEVGESGQIPNDLALEVSSPGAERLLKVPDDLDRFKDMPMQVCYIVEEESNCSEKNGTFLLESLDTETCIWKLADVKENRDPLSRGRPLNRKQKDWRLKLPFGMHKSVSLYIEY, encoded by the exons ATGTTTAAGAATCTATTACGACTATTTACTTCCACTACTaatacttcttcttcttcttcttcttcttcattttctttcagaAGCCTCTCTTACTTTACGACCGCTCTTCCACTTGAACTCTCTTCCCTTCTCAACCCTTCTTCTTCTCTGATACCTTTGATTGGTTGTTCCTGCAAACCTACTTCCGTAATTTCTTCTTCTGCCACTCTTCGCTTTCTGAGAACCACTTCTTTCCAGAGTATTAAGGATACCAATCATGACCCTTTTCCAG GCGAAGCAAACAAAGAGAGCGACCCCAGGGATGAATTGGAGTCATGGGAAGAGGGTTCTGCTACAGATGAAGAATGGGAAGATGAGGATGTGACTGAGCCTAAG GTTGGAGATGGAGGAGATGGTGGAGGAGTTGTATTCCATGATGTGCCTTGGGGTGAGCGGGTTCTCTCCATTGCCAATGAGGTCTTGTCACAATTCGGTGATGGCATGAAACTATATGCTTTCAAGACCACTCCTCGTGGATATATATACGTGAGGCTGGATAAACTGTCGAGCCA ATATGAATGTCCCAGCATGGAGGAGCTTGAAGGCTACAGTCAGGAATATAAGAAGAGATTAGACGAAGTTGGAGAAAGTGGACAAATACCTAATGACTTAGCTCTTGAG GTATCATCTCCTGGTGCAGAGAGATTATTAAAGGTGCCGGATGATCTTGATCGGTTCAAGGACATGCCAATGCAAGTCTGCTACATAGTGGAGGAAGAGTCTAATTGCTCAGAAAAAAATGGTACATTTTTGCTGGAGTCCCTTGACACGGAGACTTGCATATGGAAGTTGGCTGATGTTAAGGAAAATAGAGACCCTCTTAGCAGAGGTCGACCTTTAAATCGTAAACAGAAGGATTGGAGATTGAAATTGCCATTTGGGATGCATAAAAGCGTATCTTTGTACATTGAGTACTGA